CCGACGGCAGCCGTTTGGTGACGGTTCACACGCCCGTCCAGTGAGTGCCTGACAGGAGGCTAACATGGCCGGACCAAAAGTGGGCCCCGCTGTTGCCGCAAACGTCGACCCGGCGACAAAGGACGTGCCGGTCGGCGGCTACGTGTGCAGTTCAGCGGCGATCACATTCGATGCCGATCGTCCGGTGACGACGCTCAAGGTGCGCAATGCGGGTGACCGCCCGATACAGGTCGGATCGCACTTCCATTTTTTCGAAGTCAATCGTGCGCTGGAATTCGATCGCGCGGCGGCCTTCGGGCTGCGCCTGAACATTCCATCATCGACGGCAACGCGGTTCGAGCCCGGTGACGAACGCGAGGTCCAGCTCGTTCCCTACGGAGGCAAACGCGCCGTCTACGGCTTTAACAATCTCGTCGATGGTCCTACCGCAGGCCAGGACGCCGCCACGGTCAAATCCAGGGCGGTGGCGCAGGCGGCCAAGCGAGGCTTCCGCTCGACATAAGGCGTGAGTTTGCGTCGAAAGACAAACCTTGAACGAGGGCCAGTATGCCTACCATGTCTCGGCAAGAATATGTCGGCCTCTTCGGTCCGACGACGGGTGATCGCATCCGATTGGGCGATACGGGCTTGTTCGTCGAAATTGAGCGCGATCTACGCGGCGGCTACGGCGACGAACTCGTCTTCGGCGGTGGCAAGAGCATGCGTGAGGGCATGGGCATGGACAACCAGGTGACGCGGGCGGGCGGCGCTCCTGACCTCGTGATCACCAACGTAACCGTGATCGACGCGGTGCTGGGCGTAGTGAAAGCGGATGTGGGGATCAGGGACGGCCGTATCAGCGCGATCGGCAAGGCCGGCAATCCGCAAACGATGGATCGCGTTACACCAGGCCTGGAGATTGGCCTGGCTACCGATGCTATCTCAGGCTCACATCTGATCCTGACGGCCGCCGGGATCGACACACACATTCATTTCATTTCTCCGCAGCAGGCTCAAGCGGCGCTCTCAAACGGCACTACGACATTGATCGGTGGCGGTACCGGTCCTTCGGACGGTTCCTACGCGACGACGGTGACATCGGGTCCCGGAAACATCCGCATGATGTTACGCGCGTTCGAAAACTGGCCGCTCAACGTCGGCATTCTCGGCAAGGGGCACGGACATGGCAAAGCGGCTCTGGTTGAACAGATCGAGGCGGGCGCTGTCGGCGTGAAATGTCACGAAGACTGGGGCACCACCCCCGCGGTGCTTCGGTCAGCGCTGACCGTCGCAGACGAGACGGACACTCAAGTGTGCATCCATACCGATACGCTGAACGAATCCGGCTTCGTCGATGATTCGATCGAGGCGTTTGAGGGACGAACGGTTCATTCGTTCCATACCGAAGGGTCCGGCGGCGGCCACGCGCCTGACATCATCAAGATCGCGGGCCTTCCCAACGTCTTGCCGTCTTCGACCAACCCCACGCTCCCCTACGGCATCAACTCGCAGGCGGAGCTCTATGACATGATCATGGTCTGTCACCACCTCAGCCCCGACATCCCGTCGGACGTTGCATTCACTGAAAGCCGCATCCGAGCTGAAACCATCGCCGCGGAAAACGTGCTTCAGGACCTCGGCGTCATCTCGATGTTCTCAAGCGATTCCCAGGCCATGGGACGCATCGGGGAATGCTGGCTGCGTTGCATCCAGACCGCCGATGCGATGAAGACCGGGCGCGGCAAGCTGCCGGAGGATGCCCTCGGCAACGATAATTTCCGGGTGCTGCGCTACGTCGCGAAGATCACCATCAACCCGGCGATCTCGCATGGTATTGCCGACGTGCTGGGCTCGGTCGAGGTCGGCAAGATCGCTGACCTCGTCCTGTGGGAGCCGGCGTTCTTCGGCGCCAAGCCCAAGATCATCATCAAGAACGGCTTTATCAGCTGGGCCGTGATGGGCGATCCCAACGCGTCGCTGCCGACGCCACAGCCCACCTACTATCGGCCCATGTTCGGTGCCTATGGTGATGCGCTGGCGGCCAATTGCATCACGTTCGTCTCCGGCGTCGCCCATGCTGCCGGGGTCAAGGAGCGACTGGGACTTCGCCGGCAGGTGATGCCGGTGCGAAACGTGCGCAAGATCGGCAAGCGCGATATGATCAGAAACGCCGGCACCCCGAAAATTGAAGTCAGTCCGGAAACTTTCGCGGTGACCGTCGACGGCAAGCACGCGACCGTGCAGCCGCTGACCACGGTCTCGCTAAACCAGAAGTATTTCTTCAGTTGAGGCGCTCGCCATGATTCTCATCCAGACCGTTCTGGGCAACATCGGCGATCGCGAATGGGCCGAGCGCTTGTCTGCAGCGAACACGGACTTGCTGGAGATCGACCAGTGGGAAGCGCAGAAGAGCCGCTTCCGCAAGACGACTGCAAAGGGTTTGGAGATCGCCGTCTCAATCGACCGCAACACTCATATCCGCGATGGAGACGTGCTGCTCTGGGATGCCCAGGCGCTCTCGGCGCTTGTCGCGCGAATCGAACTGCGTGACGTGATGATCGTGCACCTGGACGAACTGATGAGCCTCGCGCCAAAAACGGCAATGCGTACATGCGTTGAACTGGGCCACGCGATGGGCAATCAGCATTGGCCGGCGTTGGTCAAGGACAACCTCGTCTATGTCCCGCTCACCGTCGATCGCAAGGTGATGGCGTCCGTCATGAATACGCACCGCTTTGAGGGAATCCGCTACGAGTTCGTACCCGGCCGGGACGTTATTCCCTATCTCGCGCCGCATGAATCACGGCGGCTCTTCGGTGGCGCGGAGGGGCCGGTACATTCGCACACGCATGAGAGCTATGCCGGCGTCGAGGCCGAGACGGGACACGTGTACGGACATCCTCCGACGCACGTCCACGCCCATCCGGGAGCCGCCGCTCAGGGACAAACATCGCCGGCAACGGCCGGTTCTGCTCATGACCACCATCGAGAATGATGGCGTCGAGGCGTCGAGCAATGCCGCATTTCTCTCGCGGATGCTGCAGTTTGGTGACTCGATGTTTCCCATTGGCGCGTTCGCGTTTTCCTCCGGCCTGGAATCCGCCATTCAGGAAGGTGTCGTCACCAACGCGGCAACGCTTCGCGCGTTCGCGCGCACCGCGTTGGAGCAGGCGGCGCGCGGTGACTGCATCGCGCTGATCGCCGCGCATCGCGCGGCAACCGTCGGCGATGTCGAGACCCTGGCCCGAATCGATGCGCAGGTATACGCGCGCAAGCTTTCAGACGAAGCGCGGACAATGTCGGTTCGCATGGGCAAGAAATTCACGGAGATGGGTGTGGAGGTGGTGGGCGCGCCGCTACTTCGCACCTGGCGTGAATGCATTGAAAAATCTGTTACCCCCGGTTGCTACCCGATAGCCCTGGCCATCAATTTCGCCGTACAGGATCTGCCTGCCAGCCAGGCGTTTGCTGTGCACCAGTATGGCGTTGCGACAACGATCCTCAGCGCGGCGTTGCGGTTGATGAAGATCAGCCACATCGAGACGCAGAAGATTCTCTACGAGCTGGCCGGACAGGCTGCAGAGGCGTACGAGGCCGCTGCGGCGGCGCGGCTGTCGGACATGGCGAGCTTTGCGCCGTTGGCGGAAATTCTGACCGCCGTCCATACCAGAGCGCATGTGCGCCTGTTCATGAGCTGACCTTGAAGGGAGTTTTGGATGTCGAAGAATATCACGCGCATCGGCATCGGCGGCCCGGTCGGGTCAGGCAAGACCGCGATCGTGGAAGCCATCACACCGCGTTTGCTCGATCTCGGCATCAAGGTTCTTATCATCACCAATGACGTGGTGACGACCGAAGACGCCAAGCATGTTCAGCGTACCCTCAAGGGGGTTCTGCTTCAGGAACGCATTCTCGGAGTGGAGACAGGCGCCTGCCCTCATACAGCGGTGCGCGAAGACCCGAGCATGAATCTGGCTGCGGTCGAGGATATGGAACGGCGCTTTCCGGATACCGACGTCGTGCTGATCGAAAGCGGGGGCGATAATCTGACGCTGACCTTTTCGCCGGCGCTGGTCGACTACTTCCTTTATGTAATCGACGTCGCCGCAGGCGATAAGATCCCTCGCAAGAACGGACCCGGGATCACCTATTCCGACATCCTGGTGATCAACAAGACAGATCTTGCTCCCCACGTCGGCGCCAGCCTTGAGGTGATGAA
This portion of the Bradyrhizobium sp. AZCC 2262 genome encodes:
- the ureE gene encoding urease accessory protein UreE (involved in the assembly of the urease metallocenter; possible nickel donor); its protein translation is MILIQTVLGNIGDREWAERLSAANTDLLEIDQWEAQKSRFRKTTAKGLEIAVSIDRNTHIRDGDVLLWDAQALSALVARIELRDVMIVHLDELMSLAPKTAMRTCVELGHAMGNQHWPALVKDNLVYVPLTVDRKVMASVMNTHRFEGIRYEFVPGRDVIPYLAPHESRRLFGGAEGPVHSHTHESYAGVEAETGHVYGHPPTHVHAHPGAAAQGQTSPATAGSAHDHHRE
- a CDS encoding urease subunit beta, whose amino-acid sequence is MAGPKVGPAVAANVDPATKDVPVGGYVCSSAAITFDADRPVTTLKVRNAGDRPIQVGSHFHFFEVNRALEFDRAAAFGLRLNIPSSTATRFEPGDEREVQLVPYGGKRAVYGFNNLVDGPTAGQDAATVKSRAVAQAAKRGFRST
- a CDS encoding urease subunit alpha — encoded protein: MPTMSRQEYVGLFGPTTGDRIRLGDTGLFVEIERDLRGGYGDELVFGGGKSMREGMGMDNQVTRAGGAPDLVITNVTVIDAVLGVVKADVGIRDGRISAIGKAGNPQTMDRVTPGLEIGLATDAISGSHLILTAAGIDTHIHFISPQQAQAALSNGTTTLIGGGTGPSDGSYATTVTSGPGNIRMMLRAFENWPLNVGILGKGHGHGKAALVEQIEAGAVGVKCHEDWGTTPAVLRSALTVADETDTQVCIHTDTLNESGFVDDSIEAFEGRTVHSFHTEGSGGGHAPDIIKIAGLPNVLPSSTNPTLPYGINSQAELYDMIMVCHHLSPDIPSDVAFTESRIRAETIAAENVLQDLGVISMFSSDSQAMGRIGECWLRCIQTADAMKTGRGKLPEDALGNDNFRVLRYVAKITINPAISHGIADVLGSVEVGKIADLVLWEPAFFGAKPKIIIKNGFISWAVMGDPNASLPTPQPTYYRPMFGAYGDALAANCITFVSGVAHAAGVKERLGLRRQVMPVRNVRKIGKRDMIRNAGTPKIEVSPETFAVTVDGKHATVQPLTTVSLNQKYFFS
- the ureG gene encoding urease accessory protein UreG, which produces MSKNITRIGIGGPVGSGKTAIVEAITPRLLDLGIKVLIITNDVVTTEDAKHVQRTLKGVLLQERILGVETGACPHTAVREDPSMNLAAVEDMERRFPDTDVVLIESGGDNLTLTFSPALVDYFLYVIDVAAGDKIPRKNGPGITYSDILVINKTDLAPHVGASLEVMKQDSRMMRGSKPFLFTNCKTGEGIPELVALIEREFLFDINPRARRSA
- a CDS encoding urease accessory protein UreF → MTTIENDGVEASSNAAFLSRMLQFGDSMFPIGAFAFSSGLESAIQEGVVTNAATLRAFARTALEQAARGDCIALIAAHRAATVGDVETLARIDAQVYARKLSDEARTMSVRMGKKFTEMGVEVVGAPLLRTWRECIEKSVTPGCYPIALAINFAVQDLPASQAFAVHQYGVATTILSAALRLMKISHIETQKILYELAGQAAEAYEAAAAARLSDMASFAPLAEILTAVHTRAHVRLFMS